In Streptomyces sp. NBC_00414, a single window of DNA contains:
- a CDS encoding NAD(P)H-dependent flavin oxidoreductase, which produces MQTELSKKLGVEHALFGFTPFPAVAAAISRAGGLGVLGAVRYTDPDELKGDLDWMESHVDGRPYGLDVVMPAKKVEGVTEADVEAMIPEGHRQYVRDTLAKYEVPELDEGEASGWRITGWMEQVARTQLDVAFDYPIKLLANALGSPPADVVERAHEKGVLVAALAGSARHARKHAEAGIDIVVAQGYEGGGHTGEIASMVLTPEVVEAVAPLPVLAAGGIGSGQQMAAALTLGAQGVWLGSIWLTTTEADMHSRALTRKLLAAGSGDTVRSRALTGKPARQLRTEWTDAWEDPNGPGTLPMPLQGLLVAEAVSRIQKHEVEPLLGTPVGQIVGRMNSERSVQEVVDDLTRGFEEAVDRLDRIAGRSHE; this is translated from the coding sequence ATGCAGACGGAGCTGAGCAAGAAACTGGGAGTCGAGCACGCCCTCTTCGGCTTCACGCCGTTCCCCGCCGTCGCCGCTGCCATCAGCCGGGCCGGCGGACTCGGCGTGCTCGGCGCGGTCCGCTACACCGACCCCGACGAGCTCAAGGGAGACCTCGACTGGATGGAGTCGCATGTCGACGGAAGGCCGTACGGGCTCGACGTCGTCATGCCCGCCAAGAAGGTCGAGGGCGTCACCGAGGCCGATGTCGAGGCGATGATCCCCGAGGGGCACCGCCAGTACGTCCGGGACACCCTGGCCAAGTACGAGGTGCCCGAACTCGACGAGGGCGAGGCCTCCGGCTGGCGCATCACCGGCTGGATGGAACAGGTCGCGCGCACCCAGCTGGACGTCGCCTTCGACTATCCGATCAAGCTGCTGGCCAACGCGCTCGGCTCGCCGCCCGCCGATGTCGTCGAGCGCGCCCACGAGAAGGGCGTGCTCGTCGCCGCCCTCGCGGGCAGTGCCCGGCACGCGCGCAAGCACGCCGAGGCGGGCATCGACATCGTCGTCGCCCAGGGCTACGAGGGCGGCGGCCACACCGGTGAGATCGCCTCCATGGTGCTCACCCCCGAGGTCGTCGAGGCGGTCGCGCCCCTGCCCGTGCTCGCCGCGGGCGGCATCGGCAGCGGGCAGCAGATGGCCGCCGCGCTCACACTCGGCGCCCAGGGTGTGTGGCTCGGCTCCATATGGCTGACCACCACAGAGGCCGACATGCACTCGCGCGCCCTGACGCGGAAGCTCCTCGCCGCGGGGTCCGGCGACACGGTCCGCTCGCGCGCGCTGACCGGGAAACCCGCACGCCAGCTGCGTACCGAATGGACCGACGCCTGGGAAGACCCGAACGGACCCGGCACGCTCCCCATGCCCCTGCAGGGACTGCTGGTCGCCGAGGCCGTCTCACGGATCCAGAAGCACGAGGTGGAACCGCTGCTCGGCACCCCCGTGGGACAGATCGTCGGCCGGATGAACAGCGAACGCAGTGTCCAGGAGGTCGTCGACGACCTCACGCGCGGCTTCGAGGAGGCCGTGGACCGACTCGACCGCATTGCCGGAAGGAGCCACGAGTGA
- a CDS encoding acyl-CoA synthetase: MSQPPNGFWSQATADPERIVLVATDGEVWTAGRLHAEANRLVHGLRAAGLERGDSFAVVLPNGVEFLTAHLAASQAGFYLVPVNHHLVGPEIAWIVADSGAKALIAHERFGDAARHAADEAKLPADRRYAVGAAGAASTTGSATAAGSAGSIEGFRPYADLLDGQPGSVPGDRTLGWVMNYTSGTTGRPRGIRRPLPGKLPEETYLGGFLGIFGIKPFDGNVHLVCSPLYHTAVLQFAGASLHIGHRLVLMDKWTPEEMLRLIDTHQCTHTHMVPTQFHRLLALPEHTRAAYDVSSMRHAIHGAAPCPDHVKRAMIEWWGHSVEEYYAASEGGGAFATAEDWLKKPGTVGKAWPISELAVFDDDGNKVPPGELGTVYMKMSTGGFSYHKDETKTRKNRIGDFFTVGDLGYLDEDGYLFLRDRKIDMIISGGVNIYPAEIEAALLTHPAVADAAAFGIPHDDWGEAVKAVVEPAPGFEPGEELAAGILAHCEQQLAGYKRPGSVDFIEAMPRDPNGKLYKRRLRDPYWEGRTRSV, encoded by the coding sequence GTGAGCCAGCCCCCCAACGGCTTCTGGTCTCAGGCCACCGCCGACCCCGAGCGCATCGTGCTCGTCGCGACCGACGGCGAGGTGTGGACCGCAGGACGGCTGCACGCCGAGGCCAACCGCCTGGTCCACGGACTGCGCGCCGCCGGGCTCGAACGCGGCGACTCCTTCGCCGTCGTGCTGCCCAACGGCGTCGAGTTCCTCACCGCCCACCTCGCCGCCTCACAGGCCGGCTTCTACCTCGTACCCGTCAACCACCATCTCGTCGGCCCCGAGATCGCCTGGATCGTCGCCGACTCCGGGGCCAAGGCGCTCATCGCGCACGAGCGGTTCGGCGACGCCGCACGCCACGCGGCCGACGAGGCGAAGCTCCCCGCGGACCGGCGGTACGCGGTCGGCGCGGCCGGGGCGGCGAGCACGACCGGTTCAGCCACTGCAGCCGGTTCGGCCGGTTCGATCGAGGGGTTCCGGCCGTACGCCGACCTGCTCGACGGGCAGCCCGGGTCCGTGCCCGGGGACCGGACGCTCGGCTGGGTCATGAACTACACCTCGGGCACCACGGGCCGTCCGCGCGGCATCCGGCGTCCGCTGCCCGGCAAGCTCCCCGAGGAGACGTACCTCGGTGGTTTCCTCGGCATCTTCGGCATCAAGCCGTTCGACGGCAACGTGCATCTGGTGTGCTCGCCGCTCTACCACACGGCGGTCCTCCAGTTCGCGGGCGCGTCCCTGCACATCGGGCACCGGCTGGTGCTGATGGACAAGTGGACGCCCGAGGAGATGCTCCGGCTCATCGACACCCATCAGTGCACGCACACCCATATGGTGCCGACCCAGTTCCACCGCCTTCTGGCGTTGCCGGAGCACACCAGAGCGGCTTACGACGTGTCGTCCATGCGGCACGCCATCCATGGTGCCGCCCCGTGCCCGGACCATGTGAAACGGGCCATGATCGAGTGGTGGGGCCACAGCGTCGAGGAGTACTACGCGGCCAGCGAGGGCGGTGGGGCCTTCGCCACCGCCGAGGACTGGCTGAAGAAGCCCGGCACGGTCGGCAAGGCGTGGCCCATCAGCGAACTCGCCGTCTTCGACGACGACGGGAACAAGGTGCCGCCCGGTGAACTCGGCACCGTCTACATGAAGATGAGCACCGGCGGATTCTCGTACCACAAGGACGAGACCAAGACGCGGAAGAACCGCATCGGCGACTTCTTCACCGTCGGTGACCTGGGATACCTCGACGAGGACGGCTACCTCTTCCTCCGCGACCGCAAGATCGACATGATCATCTCGGGCGGGGTCAACATCTACCCCGCCGAGATCGAGGCCGCGCTGCTCACCCACCCCGCAGTCGCCGACGCGGCCGCCTTCGGGATTCCGCACGACGACTGGGGCGAGGCGGTGAAGGCGGTCGTCGAACCCGCACCCGGCTTCGAACCGGGCGAGGAGCTGGCCGCGGGGATCCTCGCCCACTGCGAACAGCAGCTGGCCGGATACAAACGGCCCGGGAGCGTCGACTTCATCGAGGCGATGCCACGCGATCCCAACGGAAAGCTGTACAAGCGACGCCTGCGGGACCCGTACTGGGAAGGCCGTACGCGTTCCGTATGA
- a CDS encoding penicillin acylase family protein — protein MRTRLRRLVVVAAALLTATTALPAATAQSSAERQHPSHGGLSAVIRYTEYGIPHIVAKDYANLGFGTGWAQAADQVCTLADGFVTVRGERSRFFGADAAPDGSLSSATKNLSSDLYFRGVRDTGTVEKLLAEPAPRGPGREVKELMRGWAAGYNAWLKKNRITDPACRGAAWVRQVTPLDVAARSFALSVLGGQGRGVEGITTAQPPTATGATEATGATDIARGAQELFASESADMGSNAVAFNGSTTAGGRGLLLGNPHYPWQGGRRFWQSQQTIPGELNVSGGSLLGSPTVSIGHNAHVAWSHTVATGVTLNLHQLTLDPADPTTYLVDGEPERMTKRTVTVDVLDGTPVTRTQWWTRYGPVVNSLGAQVPLPWTGTTAYALGDPNSLNLRGSDTSLGFGKARGTGDVLNTLKRTQGLPWVNTIAADSGGHSLFTQSQVLPRITDDLAQRCSTALGKVTYPSSGLAVLDGSRSDCALGKDDDAVQPGIFGPSRMPTLKDAPYAENSNDSAWLANADKPLTGYERVFGTIGTQRSPRTRGAVEDVAAMAGRGDLTVRDLQRQQFANRVPTGDLAADDAARACAALPGGTATGSDGKAVDVTQACAALKAWDHSMDTDSRGALLFDRFWRKLLTAVPAAQLWKVPFSAADPVRTPNTLNTEATGFARALADTVSELRAAGVALDAKLGANQYVVRGGKRIPVPGGTESLGVWNKVEPVWDATTGAYTEVATGSSYIQAVGWDGSRCPVARTLLTYSQSSNPDSAHFADQTRLFSAEKWVTSRFCEKDIRSSPALRVVRVHQ, from the coding sequence ATGCGCACCCGCCTCAGACGACTCGTCGTCGTGGCCGCGGCACTGCTCACCGCCACGACCGCGCTCCCCGCGGCCACCGCACAGAGCTCCGCGGAGCGGCAACACCCTTCCCACGGCGGTCTGTCCGCCGTGATCCGGTACACCGAGTACGGCATTCCGCACATCGTCGCGAAGGACTACGCGAATCTCGGCTTCGGCACCGGATGGGCGCAGGCCGCCGACCAGGTGTGCACGCTCGCCGACGGATTCGTGACGGTACGCGGCGAACGCTCCCGCTTCTTCGGCGCCGACGCGGCACCGGACGGCTCGCTCTCCTCCGCCACGAAGAACCTCTCCAGCGACCTGTACTTCCGCGGTGTGCGGGACACCGGAACCGTGGAGAAGCTGCTCGCCGAACCGGCGCCCCGGGGGCCGGGCCGCGAGGTGAAGGAGCTGATGCGGGGCTGGGCGGCCGGATACAACGCCTGGCTGAAGAAGAACCGGATCACCGACCCGGCGTGCCGGGGTGCCGCCTGGGTACGGCAGGTGACTCCCCTGGACGTTGCGGCGCGGAGCTTCGCCCTGTCCGTCCTCGGCGGCCAGGGGCGCGGCGTGGAAGGCATCACGACCGCGCAACCGCCGACGGCCACGGGCGCGACCGAGGCCACCGGCGCTACGGACATCGCGCGTGGCGCGCAGGAGCTCTTCGCGTCGGAGTCGGCCGACATGGGTTCCAACGCCGTGGCCTTCAACGGCAGCACGACGGCCGGTGGACGCGGCCTGCTGTTGGGCAACCCGCACTACCCCTGGCAGGGGGGCCGCCGGTTCTGGCAGTCCCAGCAGACGATCCCCGGTGAACTCAATGTGTCCGGCGGCTCGTTGCTCGGCTCGCCGACGGTGTCCATCGGCCACAACGCGCATGTGGCGTGGAGCCACACCGTCGCCACGGGCGTGACCCTCAACCTGCATCAGCTGACGCTCGATCCGGCCGACCCGACCACGTACCTGGTGGACGGCGAGCCGGAGCGCATGACGAAGCGGACGGTGACCGTCGACGTGCTGGACGGCACGCCCGTGACCCGCACCCAGTGGTGGACGCGGTACGGCCCCGTCGTGAACTCCCTCGGCGCCCAGGTCCCGCTGCCCTGGACCGGCACCACGGCGTACGCGCTGGGCGACCCCAACTCACTCAATCTGCGCGGCTCGGACACCTCGCTCGGCTTCGGCAAGGCGCGCGGTACCGGTGACGTCCTCAACACGCTGAAGCGCACGCAGGGCCTCCCGTGGGTCAACACGATCGCGGCGGACTCGGGCGGGCATTCGCTGTTCACCCAGTCGCAGGTCCTCCCCCGGATCACCGACGACCTGGCACAGCGCTGCTCGACCGCGCTCGGCAAGGTCACGTATCCGTCGTCCGGTCTCGCGGTCCTGGACGGTTCGAGGAGCGACTGCGCGCTGGGGAAGGACGACGACGCCGTGCAGCCGGGCATCTTCGGCCCGTCCAGGATGCCGACCCTCAAGGACGCGCCCTACGCGGAGAACTCCAACGACAGCGCCTGGCTGGCCAACGCCGACAAGCCGCTGACCGGCTACGAGCGTGTCTTCGGCACGATCGGCACCCAGCGCTCGCCGCGCACGCGCGGCGCGGTCGAGGACGTGGCGGCCATGGCCGGGCGCGGTGACCTGACCGTGCGGGACCTCCAGCGGCAGCAGTTCGCGAACCGCGTGCCCACCGGTGACCTCGCGGCGGACGACGCGGCCCGCGCGTGTGCCGCACTGCCGGGCGGCACGGCGACGGGCAGCGACGGCAAGGCGGTCGACGTCACGCAGGCGTGCGCCGCGCTCAAGGCGTGGGACCACTCCATGGACACCGACAGCCGGGGCGCGCTGCTCTTCGACCGGTTCTGGCGGAAGCTGCTCACGGCGGTGCCGGCCGCGCAGCTGTGGAAGGTGCCGTTCTCGGCGGCCGACCCGGTGCGCACCCCGAACACGCTGAACACGGAGGCGACGGGCTTCGCCAGGGCTCTCGCCGACACCGTGAGCGAACTGCGCGCGGCAGGCGTCGCCCTCGACGCGAAGCTCGGAGCGAACCAGTACGTCGTGCGCGGCGGCAAGCGGATCCCGGTGCCGGGCGGCACGGAGTCGCTCGGCGTGTGGAACAAGGTCGAACCGGTGTGGGACGCGACGACCGGCGCGTACACGGAGGTCGCCACCGGGTCGAGCTACATCCAGGCGGTCGGCTGGGACGGCAGCCGCTGCCCCGTGGCCCGTACGCTCCTGACGTACTCCCAGTCATCGAATCCGGACTCGGCGCACTTCGCCGACCAGACCCGGCTGTTCTCGGCCGAGAAGTGGGTGACGTCCCGCTTCTGCGAGAAGGACATCCGCTCGTCACCCGCGCTGAGGGTGGTGCGCGTACACCAGTAG
- a CDS encoding acyl-CoA synthetase codes for MTPGHGSTVDGVLRRSARRTPARVAVTYRERTWTYAELDEAVSRAAQVLHSSGLAPGDRVGAYGHNSDAYLIGFLACARGGLVHVPVNQNLTGDDLAYIVGQSGSTLVLADPDLADRLPDGVRVLPLRDAEDSLLARLESTPAYDGPEPRTEDLVQLLYTSGTTALPKGAMLTHRALVHEYLSAITALDLSAGDLPVHSLPLYHSAQMHVFLLPYLAVGARNTIIDSPDAEQLFDLVETGRADSLFAPPTVWIGLSNRPDFETRDLSGLRKAYYGASIMPVPVLERLRARLPKLAFYNCFGQSEIGPLSMVLGPHEHRKKRLDSCGRPVLFVDARVVDEDGKDVPDGTSGEVVYRSPQLCEGYWDKPEETAEAFRDGWFHSGDLVVRDAEGFFTVVDRVKDVINSGGVLVASRQVEDALYTHPEVAEVAVIGLPDERWIEAVTAVVVPRGEVTEDELVAHAREKLAHFKAPKRVVFVDDLPRNASGKILKRELRDRFGEGSPVAGPSPVTD; via the coding sequence ATGACGCCTGGACACGGCAGCACGGTTGACGGGGTGCTGCGGCGCAGTGCCCGGCGCACCCCGGCCCGCGTCGCGGTCACCTACCGCGAACGCACCTGGACCTACGCCGAACTCGACGAGGCCGTCTCCCGCGCGGCCCAGGTGCTGCACTCCTCGGGGCTCGCCCCGGGCGACCGTGTGGGCGCCTACGGGCACAACTCCGACGCGTACCTCATCGGTTTCCTGGCGTGCGCCCGCGGCGGGCTCGTTCATGTGCCGGTCAACCAGAACCTCACCGGTGACGACCTCGCGTACATCGTCGGCCAGTCGGGCAGCACACTCGTCCTGGCCGACCCGGACCTCGCGGACCGGCTCCCCGACGGCGTCCGGGTGCTGCCGCTGCGGGACGCCGAGGACTCGCTGCTCGCCCGGCTGGAGTCGACACCCGCCTACGACGGGCCCGAGCCGCGCACCGAGGACCTGGTGCAGCTGCTCTACACCTCGGGCACGACGGCACTGCCCAAGGGCGCGATGCTGACCCACCGCGCGCTGGTGCACGAGTACCTGAGCGCGATCACCGCCCTCGACCTGAGCGCGGGCGATCTGCCCGTGCACTCGCTGCCGCTCTACCACTCGGCGCAGATGCACGTGTTCCTGCTGCCGTACCTCGCGGTCGGCGCCCGGAACACCATCATCGACAGTCCCGACGCCGAGCAGCTCTTCGACCTCGTCGAGACCGGCCGCGCGGACAGCCTCTTCGCGCCGCCCACCGTGTGGATCGGCCTGTCGAACCGCCCCGACTTCGAGACCCGCGACCTGAGCGGGCTGCGCAAGGCGTACTACGGGGCATCGATCATGCCGGTGCCCGTGCTGGAACGACTGCGGGCCCGGCTGCCGAAGCTGGCCTTCTACAACTGCTTCGGGCAGAGCGAGATCGGTCCGCTGTCCATGGTTCTCGGGCCGCACGAGCACCGGAAGAAGCGGCTGGACTCCTGCGGGCGTCCGGTGCTCTTCGTGGACGCGCGGGTGGTCGACGAGGACGGCAAGGACGTGCCCGACGGCACCTCCGGTGAGGTCGTCTACCGGTCGCCGCAGCTCTGCGAGGGCTACTGGGACAAGCCCGAGGAGACCGCCGAGGCCTTCCGGGACGGCTGGTTCCACTCCGGCGATCTCGTGGTGCGGGACGCCGAGGGATTCTTCACCGTCGTCGACCGGGTGAAGGACGTCATCAACTCCGGGGGCGTACTGGTCGCTTCACGGCAGGTCGAGGACGCGCTCTACACCCATCCCGAGGTGGCCGAGGTCGCGGTGATCGGCCTGCCGGACGAGCGGTGGATCGAGGCGGTCACCGCGGTGGTCGTGCCCCGTGGCGAGGTCACGGAGGACGAACTGGTCGCCCACGCCCGCGAGAAGCTCGCGCATTTCAAGGCGCCGAAGCGGGTGGTGTTCGTGGACGACCTGCCGCGCAACGCGAGCGGGAAGATCCTCAAGCGGGAGCTGCGGGACCGGTTCGGGGAGGGCTCCCCTGTGGCGGGCCCCTCCCCGGTGACCGATTGA